In the Hevea brasiliensis isolate MT/VB/25A 57/8 chromosome 8, ASM3005281v1, whole genome shotgun sequence genome, TAAAttttgattctttatttctttctcttttctttatTCATCTATTTTTGCATTCATTTGTTGTTTCTTCTTCAATATTGGTTAGCATATTCAGTTTCCTGGGTTTCTTGATGGTATTACTCTGTATTTATTTAGCTTCTCTAATTCTTTGATTTTATTATAGCCCAAATAAATGCTatactgatttttttttctataattaAAATTCTAGTTCCCTTCATTCTTGCCTCTGTTACTTCTCTGGATTAATTTGCATTAAACGAATTTATAGGTCATTTAAGCTTTCCTTCTAAATTAGATAACTTGTAAATTCTGTTGTCTTCAGCAGAATGAGAATGCATCTTTACAAGCGCTTCAAGGTCCTGCTACTTgcaggaaatgaaagaaaagatgGTATATATCATGGAGATGCAAGTATTAAATTCAAATCTTTAATTGTGATCAGTTATAGTAATTAGTAGAGTGAAATTCAAGAGGTAAATTACCATttaatgatcacaattcatataGAAAACAAGGTTTGAAACAAGAGAAAAGTCTTGAGACAATGAAATTAAGAAAAAGCAAAATCTTGATTAATTATAAACCATATTGAACAGACATTGATCTGAAACAGCACACACATGTTCcccaactaatagaaaaaaaaaaagaaaaaaaataataaaaccttAACTATCCGACCAATACATAAATGGCATATACAATCCCTGGAATATATCCCAATACGGTCAGCAACAAATCAATCCAGAACTCCACCTGCATTAATTTTCAATTAGCCAAATAACATAATCAATGAGATTTCAGAAAAGAAGAATGATAATTAAATGAGGATTAAAGTTAAAAGAAAAGGGCATAGCTTAAAAGTTCAGAAATAATTACTCCACAGCCATAACGCAGGAAGACCCCAACAGGAGGTAGGATAACGGCCAATATCACCTCTAGGAAAGTCTCTGAACCCATCTTCTTCTTGTTGATAATGATGATGATGGTTGTGTTGCTGCTGGCTAAATTGGGAAGACACTTCTTTTTTTGGTTGCTGCTGCTAAATTTAGCTAGCAACTTCTTTTATGAAAGAGAGTTGAGGAGAGAAACAAGCTAAGATGGAATCGTTGACAGACTTAAATAGATGCTGGATATGGATATGATCCACAAGTCCACAACAGATAATTCCTATTTTAGAATTACTTTAATCTTTTCAGATACATATTGTAGATTCTTATAATAAGTCCACAAATTAGTCTTAAGGCGTTGAAAAATTGGCTGGCCTAATCAACCAAACCCTTCTTATCTCAGATATTGGCTCTAGTGGTGTATTGTCACCATTATAAAGTCCATACAAGAACACTAAAAATGTTCACAATAAATGTCTAAGAAACTGTTATGACATACACTTACATGTCTGATTAACATCAAGAATACTTATAAATCTGATTAACATCAAGAATACTGTTAGAACATTGTGataaagtctaaagattataaagAATTCAAAGGTTTATAAGAGTGAATGGTTAACTACCTAATTAATTAGTTCTAACCTTTTAGCAATGATTGATCAAAGCCCAAGAAAGTCCATCTTAACTTCACGAAATCTTGACTCGGCCCATTCATGCACCTCCGCCCGTTAAATCTCAATTCAGTGATAAACATTCCGTTCAACTAGGACAAGGCTGCTCAAGTAATAATAGGAATGACACTTGCTGCTTTAAAGTGAATTCAAAGAAACATCCAAATTATAGCAGCATCATGCAGAAAAGAAGAAAATTTTTACAATTGGAACCATAAAGACCTACAATTCTATGATGATCCGAACTTCATTGATTTGGTGGTCAACAAGGGCATCCAAATGCTAAAAGCTTCAGACCTCTGGTAGGAGGTCAAATCTTGCTAGTGATGCGGTCAAGGAAAAGGGAACGAGAAAACACATAGTTCAttaggtttcttttttttttttcctaaaagtGGTTGATCAGCTATCAAAATGTGGTCCAATCATATAGAACGCAAATTTACTGTGAAAAGACATGAAGCCATTGGTGATTGCAAGTATTAGCTAATATAAAGTGACAGATACATTTAAAATGCCTTTGAAGAACAAGAAGGCAAATCATAATGGAAAGTTGAGAAAAAGCAgttacatgattttttttttctagttttCCATTAACATATCTTtccaaaaaaaatgataaaatatgTCCAACAGCTGGCTCAAGCGAGTTACTGAACCGATTTTGGTGAATAAACCAATCAATCCAACTCTAGGATTAGGTATATCTTCTCCAATCAAGTTCTGAAGTACATTGGAAGCCGCAGTTCCTGAAATGAATAGTATCAAGAGCAAAACTTCTCGACCATCAAGGATGATAAACGTCAGGAAGCTGAAGACCTACACTTGCAGCTGATTTTCCTAGTATTCTTTTCATTTCATCTGATCTATCCACAGCAATGTTGTAAGAAAATAACAACTCCTGCAAAATCATTAATGCGATTTCAAAATGAAGTATAACAATAAGATAATTTTCAACCTAAATTATAAAATTAGAGGAACAAGTAAAACTATTATGTGTTTGCTAGTAGGAAAATCTATGAAAGCCACATAACAGGGGGAAAAAACTACATCACATACCAAAACCAATTACCAACAGTTGGTGTTTCTCAGTCTCTTGATTATTTTGAGGACATGGAGAtggaaatttttaatatcatcaatcttATGACAGAAAGAATTAACATTACATTACTCCCATATAGTGTGACGAAGATCTCATTGGCCAGCCAGATAAAAAAGAAGACAACTACCAATTCAATGCCACTTAAAACCATGCAATGTAATATATTTGACCATATCAAAATTCTCTTTCACATAAAACCAGAGAACAAAACAATATAAGAACTCTAGAGCAATGAAAGAGAGCATTACCTTGTGATGGTGCACACTATTAAGCAACAAAGTATAATCACGAGCAAGCTTGATTTTCTGCCGAATGGATGATTGGTCAGACAGATTGCTGTTCTTCCGGAATTCTTGCATTATGAATTCACCAAAACGATTCTTGTAATCTTCTTGGCCAATGTGCTTATTAATAGCGCTGAGAAGCTGTCGATAAACCTTCAAAGCAAGTACAGCTTCAGAACTCATTTTCCAACACCATTGACTACTTATCAAATCCTCTTTCGTTGTTCAATCCCTGAATCAGAGGTAAAATTAGGGTATGTTTGACATTGCTGTTATAGCtgctattaagaaaaaaaaatcatcgcAAGGCAGTCTATGACTGCTTTTGCAACCTCATCAAAATGaagcaaaaaaaagaaaaagataatcTACCCTCAATGCCAAACAAAACCTTGGTAATGCATAGAACAGAAACTGTGTCAACCCCTATCCAGCAAATAACAAAACCAAGAATATCTGCTACAACTAAATGCCAAAAGACGATAATCACAGTTGTTGCTCAAGCAGTACAAGCTTCCAAAAATTAGCATCTACAACCAATTATTACTACTGGGACTTGAATCCAATCTCATTATAGACTGTGTCACTTTGTGATTACTGTtatcaaattattaaaaagagGCATCTATTTTCCAACATAAACAATGGTAATCAAGAAAGAACAGTCCATCTTCAATTCCATATTTTGCTTATAATTCTCACTTCTGAATGTTAGCAAGAATCCCTTTAACGTCCTTAAAAAACATAGAGGATCCGAAGTGCGCATATGCATCCCATTAAATCCCAAAATTGGAGAACTTAAAATAATTCAAAACATATACACAATCAATCAGAGAGAAGAATAGAAATAGAAACCGAAAAATTGAACCTTTAGTGCTCTGTTTGTTGCTAGTTGCTGGTCCTAGAGCTACACAGAAGCCGACCTGGTCATTGAAGGAGAGTGCTTTTCTTCTATTGAATCGGCGGGCGATTCGGCGAGTGTACTCGGCACACTCGCCTGATTTGGACCATGTGGTCGAGTTTTGCACAAAACACGGACAGGTAACGGGTTGGGCCCTAATCTGGTACCAACAGCCCATGTGAAAGAATAATATATGTGCCCAAAGAAAACGGCATCGTTTAAAGTCTCTTCTGTTTTTAACTTCATCCGCTGGTTTGATTGGTAATACATTATACACCTTCGAGCTTAATTAGATCGATTTGTCATTGaatattgaagaagaagaagaagaaggaaggagACGACATGTCGCGAGAAAGATCGAGAAGAGCCAATCTGCCTCCTGTTCAAGAGGTACATGAATTGCGAAATTGTCTTTCTCCGCTCTGTTTGGTTTCTGAGAAAACCATTGTTTCTTTACTTTTATGTTTCATTGTTTCTCCGGACTTAGCTCTGGAACCTAGTACGATTCCATTAATAACATTTTTCTCTGGAGCCAAAATGAGCCTAATTTTTAAGGAAATCAAATTTTAGAATAAGATCGTACcattattatttttctaaatgataatataaacatGTATCGCTTGCTTCTGAATTTATGATAACATAAACATGTTTTCATTTTTCTAATAGGAA is a window encoding:
- the LOC110649865 gene encoding salt stress-induced hydrophobic peptide ESI3-like: MGSETFLEVILAVILPPVGVFLRYGCGVEFWIDLLLTVLGYIPGIVYAIYVLVG
- the LOC110649862 gene encoding uncharacterized protein LOC110649862; the encoded protein is MSSEAVLALKVYRQLLSAINKHIGQEDYKNRFGEFIMQEFRKNSNLSDQSSIRQKIKLARDYTLLLNSVHHHKELLFSYNIAVDRSDEMKRILGKSAASVGLQLPDVYHP